Proteins co-encoded in one Saprospira grandis genomic window:
- a CDS encoding acyl transferase has product MSSADAWREELWTAIGQMQAPDLPEIALAVFRYQYTHNLIYQQWVDLLGRKPQNVKQLEDIPFLPISLFKTQRIAAGDWAEEEVFSSSGTTGQQRSQHFVRELSRYEEQSVRCFEAQYGPLSDYRILALLPSYLERQGSSLIYMIEHFLKQAKRGSGFYLYNIEELRRQMQAAKAADEKVLLWGVSFALLDFAEAGGFPLGPQDILLETGGMKGRRKEILREELHAILGQAFGVEQIHSEYGMTELLSQAYSLGQGIFSPPAQMGIYIREHSDPLHIYREPQRNGAINIVDLANLDSCAFIATDDLGRKYADGRFEVLGRLDQSDLRGCNLLVEL; this is encoded by the coding sequence TTGGCGAGAGGAGTTATGGACCGCAATTGGGCAGATGCAGGCCCCTGATTTGCCCGAAATAGCCCTGGCGGTTTTTCGCTATCAATATACACATAATTTGATCTATCAACAATGGGTAGATCTTTTGGGCCGAAAGCCCCAAAACGTAAAGCAATTAGAGGATATTCCCTTTTTGCCCATCTCTTTGTTTAAAACGCAGCGGATTGCGGCAGGGGATTGGGCCGAAGAAGAAGTATTTAGTAGCAGTGGGACCACGGGGCAGCAGCGCAGCCAGCACTTTGTTCGAGAACTAAGCCGTTATGAAGAGCAGTCGGTCCGCTGTTTTGAAGCACAATATGGCCCCCTCTCGGATTACCGCATTTTGGCCCTTTTGCCCTCTTACTTGGAGCGGCAGGGCTCTTCCCTAATCTATATGATCGAACATTTTTTGAAGCAGGCCAAGAGGGGCAGCGGCTTTTACCTCTATAATATAGAGGAGCTGCGCAGGCAGATGCAAGCGGCCAAGGCTGCCGACGAAAAGGTTTTGCTTTGGGGCGTGAGCTTTGCCCTGCTCGATTTTGCCGAGGCTGGGGGCTTTCCTTTAGGCCCTCAAGATATTCTGCTAGAAACTGGGGGCATGAAGGGCCGCCGCAAGGAGATTTTGCGAGAGGAGCTGCATGCTATTTTGGGCCAGGCCTTTGGCGTTGAGCAGATTCATTCGGAATATGGCATGACCGAACTTCTATCGCAGGCCTATTCTCTGGGGCAGGGCATTTTTAGTCCCCCCGCCCAAATGGGCATTTATATCCGTGAGCATAGCGACCCTCTACATATATATAGGGAGCCGCAGCGCAATGGGGCCATCAATATTGTGGACCTCGCCAATCTGGATAGCTGTGCCTTCATTGCTACCGACGACCTAGGCCGAAAATATGCCGATGGGCGCTTTGAGGTCTTGGGCCGCCTCGATCAGTCGGACCTTAGAGGCTGTAATCTGCTGGTAGAACTCTAG